The Danio aesculapii chromosome 8, fDanAes4.1, whole genome shotgun sequence genome window below encodes:
- the mpeg1.2 gene encoding macrophage expressed 1, tandem duplicate 2 has translation MNLLYLFLTFFALFCKSDALIRPSNGLRECRTNSNLTALEVLPGGGWDNLRNLDVGRVMNLSYSQCQTTEDGLYLIPDEVFVIPRKTSGVETHSETIMSWLDQRSSTSGSINADVSYLTVLNGKFSEENTRMKIHQVRGNSVTTRVQVRNHLYTVNAYPDFTLDSRFSQQISELADAIENNQTRQAMYLSEKVILEYGTHVITSIDAGATLVQEDYIKRSYVSDTNSERSSVSASAGINFFNKVNFNFGSKETEQTSETLTYQQNITYSLVQSHGGALFYQGITMQKWQESTQNNLVAIDRSGLPIHYFLNPAVFPDLPVPTLHKLAFSVQKAAERYYNINTIPGCTDQSSQNFNFQANVNDTSCEGPVTNLTFGGVYQTCTPESPDGNVICDELAQKNPDTGDYTCRQPYSATRLHSENVQQGYNHYECHKECHSCWLFFDCCHQVCGNVYYVRQAQIDTYWCSTSQTVPENTGYLFGGLFGPSLQNPQTKSHDCPANYFEQVFLTNGMRICLSNDYEAGTISSVPFGGLFSCQSGNPQAGNQYRCPPQYSQHLATISDGCQVLYCVQSGVFTGGQLKPVHLPPFTKPPLVNMMATNTVAVMTEGDKAWMRVGATKKWRVANLGEVSQMAKLIDASSTQMSGGEKAGVACGVMTLVAIVVAGIVILMKRRRKFSHFSFNRGYEEIQHDDQSTVEIEREQQNTNENPTRPLLP, from the exons ATGAATTTATTATATCTTTTCCTTACATTTTTCGCCCTTTTCTGCAAGTCTGACGCCCTTATCAGACCCAGTAACGGCCTCCGCGAGTGCCGCacaaattcaaatttaacagCCTTAGAGGTGCTCCCAGGTGGAGGTTGGGACAACCTGCGCAATTTAGACGTGGGACGGGTGATGAACTTGAGCTATTCACAGTGTCAGACCACAGAAGATGGACTTTATCTCATCCCAGATGAAGTGTTTGTCATTCCGCGGAAAACAAGTGGAGTGGAAACTCACTCTGAGACGATAATGTCATGGCTGGATCAGAGAAGCTCCACATCAGGATCCATCAATGCAGACGTTTCCTACCTTACGGTCCTGAACGGAAAATTCTCTGAGGAAAACACGCGCATGAAAATACATCAAGTGAGAGGGAATTCCGTAACAACGCGGGTTCAG GTACGCAACCATCTGTACACCGTGAATGCTTACCCTGACTTCACTCTGGATTCCCGCTTTTCCCAGCAGATCTCGGAACTCGCAGACGCTATTGAGAACAATCAAACACGTCAAGCAATGTATTTGTCAGAGAAAGTCATACTTGAATATGGTACCCATGTCATCACAAGTATCGATGCCGGTGCCACTTTAGTGCAGGAGGACTATATAAAAAGGTCTTACGTCTCTGACACTAATTCGGAGAGGTCTTCTGTCTCTGCATCAGCAGGCATTAACTTTTTTAACAAGGTTAATTTTAACTTTGGCAGCAAAGAAACTGAGCAAACCTCTGAAACCCTCACTTACCAGCAAAACATCACATACTCATTAGTTCAGAGCCACGGCGGGGCTTTATTCTATCAAGGCATCACTATGCAGAAGTGGCAAGAGAGCACGCAAAATAATCTTGTGGCGATTGACCGTTCTGGTCTGCCAATTCACTATTTTCTCAATCCAGCCGTATTCCCTGACCTCCCAGTTCCCACTTTACATAAGCTTGCCTTTTCTGTTCAGAAGGCTGCAGAACGTTACTACAACATAAACACCATTCCAGGCTGCACAGATCAAAGTTCCCAAAACTTTAACTTTCAGGCCAATGTGAACGACACGTCCTGTGAGGGCCCAGTGACCAATTTGACATTTGGTGGCGTTTACCAAACATGCACTCCCGAGTCACCAGATGGAAATGTCATCTGTGATGAACTTGCACAAAAAAATCCAGACACTGGTGACTATACTTGCCGTCAACCATACAGTGCCACTCGGTTACATTCGGAGAACGTACAGCAGGGTTATAATCATTATGAGTGCCATAAAGAATGTCACTCATGCTGGTTATTTTTTGATTGTTGTCATCAAGTATGTGGAAATGTTTACTATGTCCGTCAGGCACAAATTGACACTTATTGGTGTTCCACAAGTCAGACAGTCCCTGAAAACACCGGATACCTATTTGGAGGTCTATTCGGACCATCTTTACAAAACCCACAGACCAAATCTCATGACTGCCCAGCAAATTATTTTGAACAAGTATTTCTGACTAATGGCATGAGGATTTGTCTGAGCAATGACTATGAGGCAGGAACAATATCCTCTGTGCCATTTGGGGGTTTATTTAGCTGCCAATCTGGCAACCCTCAAGCAGGAAACCAGTACCGTTGTCCACCTCAGTACAGCCAACACCTTGCAACCATTAGCGATGGCTGTCAAGTATTGTACTGTGTACAATCAGGTGTGTTTACTGGCGGCCAGTTAAAACCTGTTCACCTCCCACCTTTCACAAAGCCACCTCTGGTCAACATGATGGCGACAAACACAGTCGCTGTGATGACAGAAGGCGATAAAGCCTGGATGAGGGTTGGGGCGACAAAAAAATGGAGAGTGGCGAACCTTGGAGAAGTCAGTCAAATGGCCAAACTGATTGACGCATCATCCACCCAGATGTCGGGAGGGGAAAAGGCTGGTGTGGCTTGCGGTGTGATGACTTTGGTCGCTATTGTGGTGGCAGGAATTGTGATCTTAATGAAACGGAGGAGAAAGTTTTCTCATTTCAGTTTCAATAGGGGATATGAAGAGATTCAGCATGATGACCAGAGCACTGTAGAGATTGAGAGAGAGCAACAGAATACAAATGAAAACCCCACTCGACCTCTGTTACCATAG